The Lewinellaceae bacterium nucleotide sequence ACGTATGGCCAACGCCATTGAAGGGATTTATGCGAAAGGGTATCAAAACGTCATCGTGCTCGGAAACGACTGTCCCGGAATGGATCACTTGGATCTTTTATCTGTTCCTAACAAGCTGGAATCACACCCCCTGGTTATGGGGCCGGCAACCGACGGAGGGCTATACCTCATCGGGATGCGCCAGGACAGTTACCAGCGGCAGGCTTTTATCGATCTTCCCTGGGAAACGTCCCAATTACAATCCGGACTGATCCAATACGCCGAAACATCCTCCAATGCTATCTTCTGGCTGAAAGTCCAACAGGACATCGACAATGCGGCTGATTTTAACACGCTGCTCACCTGTCTGCCGGGGATCGACCCATTGAGACAACAATTCATCAGCATAATAAATTCTTTCCAAACCGTATCCAGGACAACAAATACGTTAGGGGTCTTCCTGAAATATCTCCTGTACAACGGGCCTTTGAGGGCTCCTCCTCTCGCCTAATTGTTATGCTGAGCTTTAGCCCAAATTGGCTGAAGCAGTTTCACTATTTTCAAATTAACTCAGGAACAACCCGTCCATCAAGCGGGCTGCATCCCTTTGTTTACTTTAACCATTCGAATAATGAAATTTTATCTTTCTCTGATTTTTTCCATCATGACCTCCCTGGTTTTCGCCCAATCCGACCTGGTTTCGGGTATAGTCACCGATGCGGAAACCGGTGAGCCCTTGCCAGGAGTCACTATTTACGAAAAAGAAACCCGTACGGGAACCGTAACGGATGTCAATGGTTTTTATTCCCTGACCATTTCAGGGGAGGAAGCGGTTTTGGTCTTCAGTTTTTACGGTTATAAATCCATTGAAAAAAC carries:
- a CDS encoding DUF2064 domain-containing protein, whose amino-acid sequence is MQSGTNTALLIFSRQARAEAEVKSFVPTMGKKGNTSIAQKLIRKSISTARKTRLPFFTCYDTAQHGDTFGERMANAIEGIYAKGYQNVIVLGNDCPGMDHLDLLSVPNKLESHPLVMGPATDGGLYLIGMRQDSYQRQAFIDLPWETSQLQSGLIQYAETSSNAIFWLKVQQDIDNAADFNTLLTCLPGIDPLRQQFISIINSFQTVSRTTNTLGVFLKYLLYNGPLRAPPLA